The following proteins come from a genomic window of Rhizobium sp. 007:
- a CDS encoding DUF3095 domain-containing protein translates to MNAVPDQQFFATVPVFTDFEDVTDAGNYRPLPDGWILALADIVGSTQAIEAGRYKDVNMAGASVISAVLNAVSKGDYPFVFGGDGALIALPGSLEMIARDALAAVQIWAEEELGFILRAAVVPLADIRREGLDVMIARYSASPYVSYAMFSGGGNSWAERQMKDGKYAVARAAPGTRPDLAGLSCRWNPIESRHGEIVSIIAVAGAMGAGAQFQQLVTAIVAIAAEQGRGGHPIPPEGPKLSFSMKGIDREVKVTAPKGKRFLTKLFIVLQLALLSALYKIGMPLGKFDAQRYKEDVAGNSDFRKFDDGLKMTIDVDAARLKRIEKLLDQAQAGGIARYGLHRQKSALMTCFVPTPLSRDHMHFIDGANGGYAVAAAKITGKAVSAASVTP, encoded by the coding sequence ATGAATGCCGTTCCGGATCAACAATTCTTCGCGACAGTGCCGGTCTTCACCGATTTCGAGGACGTGACCGATGCTGGAAACTACCGGCCACTGCCGGACGGCTGGATTTTGGCGCTTGCTGATATCGTCGGGTCGACGCAGGCGATCGAAGCCGGACGCTACAAGGACGTCAACATGGCGGGCGCCTCTGTTATCTCCGCCGTCTTGAATGCCGTCAGCAAGGGCGATTATCCCTTCGTCTTCGGTGGCGACGGGGCGCTCATCGCTCTGCCGGGATCACTCGAAATGATTGCGCGCGATGCTCTCGCAGCCGTACAGATCTGGGCCGAAGAAGAGCTCGGCTTCATCTTGCGCGCCGCCGTCGTGCCGCTCGCCGATATCCGCCGCGAAGGTCTCGATGTCATGATCGCACGTTATTCCGCGAGCCCCTACGTCAGCTACGCGATGTTTTCAGGAGGCGGCAACAGCTGGGCCGAACGGCAGATGAAAGACGGCAAGTACGCCGTTGCGCGCGCCGCCCCAGGCACCCGGCCGGACCTCGCCGGCCTCTCCTGCCGCTGGAACCCGATTGAATCGCGACATGGAGAAATCGTCTCCATCATTGCCGTTGCCGGCGCAATGGGTGCAGGCGCGCAGTTTCAACAACTGGTTACGGCAATCGTCGCGATTGCCGCCGAGCAGGGCCGAGGCGGCCATCCGATACCGCCGGAAGGTCCCAAGCTTTCCTTTTCGATGAAAGGCATCGATCGCGAGGTCAAGGTGACTGCACCGAAGGGAAAACGCTTCCTGACAAAGCTCTTCATCGTGCTTCAGCTCGCCCTCCTTTCCGCGCTCTATAAAATCGGGATGCCGCTCGGCAAATTCGACGCCCAGCGCTACAAGGAGGACGTTGCCGGAAACTCGGATTTCCGCAAATTCGACGACGGGCTGAAGATGACGATCGATGTAGATGCCGCACGTCTGAAGCGGATCGAAAAGCTGCTCGATCAAGCGCAAGCCGGCGGCATTGCCCGCTACGGCCTGCATCGGCAGAAATCAGCGCTGATGACGTGTTTCGTGCCGACGCCGCTCTCACGCGACCACATGCATTTCATAGATGGCGCAAACGGCGGCTATGCCGTTGCCGCCGCCAAGATCACCGGCAAGGCTGTTTCGGCGGCAAGCGTCACGCCTTGA
- a CDS encoding nucleotide sugar dehydrogenase, with the protein MASPSSFADLSAKIKDRSARAGVIGLGYVGLPLAIAIARSGFEVTGFDIDPKKIVALDACKSYIDAVADEALTAEREAGRFSATTDFAGLAACDVIVICVPTPLTKHRDPDLSYVEATSRSIAAHLRAGQLVVLESTTYPGTTDDVVKVILEKTGLKSGVDFFVGFSPEREDPGNQHYHTATIPKVVAGDGAEALDLMKAFYGAAVKTVVPVSSNATAEAVKLTENIFRSVNIALVNELKTVYAAMGIDVWEVIDAAKTKPFGYMPFYPGPGLGGHCIPIDPFYLTWKSREYELPTRFIELAGEINSAMPRYVVGKLAEALDIRCGKALSRSKVLVLGLAYKKNVADIRESPSLRLIEIIEERGGKADYHDPFVAEIPPTREHQALKGRKSVALAPEILADYDAVLVATDHDEVDYAALVKSAPLIVDTRNVFRRLGLSAGHVIKA; encoded by the coding sequence TTGGCCAGCCCATCCTCCTTCGCCGACCTTTCCGCAAAGATTAAAGACCGCTCGGCCCGTGCGGGCGTCATCGGGCTCGGCTATGTCGGCCTGCCGCTGGCGATTGCAATTGCGCGAAGCGGTTTTGAAGTGACTGGCTTCGACATCGATCCGAAGAAGATCGTAGCGCTCGATGCCTGCAAATCCTATATCGACGCGGTGGCAGACGAGGCATTGACCGCCGAGAGGGAGGCGGGCCGCTTTTCGGCGACGACGGACTTTGCTGGCCTTGCAGCCTGCGACGTCATCGTCATCTGCGTGCCGACACCACTTACGAAGCATCGCGATCCGGATCTTTCCTATGTCGAAGCGACGTCACGCTCGATCGCAGCGCATCTTCGTGCCGGTCAGCTCGTCGTTTTGGAATCGACGACCTATCCCGGCACCACGGACGACGTCGTGAAGGTCATCCTGGAAAAGACGGGCCTGAAATCGGGCGTGGATTTCTTCGTCGGCTTTTCTCCAGAGCGCGAGGATCCCGGCAACCAGCACTATCACACCGCGACCATTCCGAAGGTGGTCGCTGGCGACGGCGCGGAAGCGCTAGACCTGATGAAAGCCTTTTATGGTGCGGCGGTGAAAACCGTGGTTCCGGTTTCTTCCAACGCGACGGCCGAAGCGGTGAAGCTTACGGAGAACATCTTTCGCTCGGTCAATATTGCACTCGTCAACGAGCTGAAGACCGTTTATGCGGCGATGGGCATCGATGTCTGGGAAGTGATCGACGCGGCCAAGACCAAGCCGTTCGGCTATATGCCGTTCTATCCTGGGCCCGGACTCGGCGGCCACTGCATTCCGATCGATCCGTTCTATCTGACATGGAAATCCCGCGAGTACGAACTGCCGACGCGCTTCATCGAACTTGCAGGCGAGATCAATTCGGCGATGCCGCGCTATGTCGTCGGCAAGCTTGCAGAAGCACTGGATATCCGTTGCGGGAAGGCACTGAGCCGCAGCAAGGTTCTGGTCCTCGGTCTTGCCTACAAGAAGAATGTCGCAGATATCCGCGAGAGCCCGTCGCTACGCTTGATCGAGATCATTGAGGAGCGCGGCGGCAAGGCGGATTATCACGATCCGTTTGTGGCTGAAATTCCGCCGACCCGCGAACATCAGGCCTTGAAAGGACGCAAATCCGTGGCGCTGGCGCCGGAGATCTTGGCAGATTACGACGCTGTGCTGGTCGCAACCGATCACGATGAGGTCGATTACGCCGCGCTTGTCAAAAGCGCGCCGCTGATTGTCGACACGCGAAACGTCTTCAGGCGGCTCGGCCTTTCGGCAGGTCACGTCATCAAGGCGTGA
- a CDS encoding adenylate/guanylate cyclase domain-containing protein yields MSTIESSVSSILLDRVAEWLTNSSLAGDDLENIVRGFCERIAAAGLPIARVHLTFSMLHPLYDALGFTWRRASGVTIEGYRHSVGAKPDRFLQSPYYYLLDNNLQHIRRRISLDGAAEFPIFEDLRAEKITDYLAFVQPFGDGSVQGMMGSWSTDNHIGFSDDMIDALLRMQNHLAVAAKMAVLGKLANNMLTTYLGGDAGKRVLNGQIRRGDGETIRAALVMGDMRQSTMYAEKEGRQAYIDTLNEFFDAIAAPFNRNGGEILSFLGDGFLAVYPCGRHKDPSKIASQAALSAVHQAQARVAELNNERAEKGLGAINYGIGLHIGNVMLGNVGLKDRLTFSAFGSAVNEVQRLQALTKKYNREVVASQAFAGYCGGEWTTLGEEKLRGIRQKVTILQPRAPAPTRAIDGNFREVAPNGLSEAEQVILLHRDAKKQAKRATAEGFVQ; encoded by the coding sequence ATGAGCACGATCGAATCCAGCGTGTCCTCCATCCTTCTGGACCGCGTCGCCGAATGGCTGACAAATTCCTCGCTTGCCGGTGATGATCTCGAAAACATCGTTCGCGGGTTCTGCGAGCGGATTGCTGCCGCCGGTCTTCCGATCGCGCGCGTGCACCTGACCTTTTCGATGCTTCATCCGCTCTATGACGCTTTGGGCTTCACCTGGCGGCGTGCGAGCGGCGTCACGATCGAAGGCTACCGCCATTCGGTGGGCGCAAAGCCCGACCGCTTTCTCCAAAGCCCGTATTACTATCTTCTCGACAACAATCTACAGCATATCCGCCGCCGCATCTCGCTTGATGGCGCTGCGGAATTCCCGATTTTCGAGGACCTGCGCGCCGAGAAGATCACCGACTATCTCGCCTTCGTGCAGCCCTTCGGCGACGGTTCCGTCCAGGGCATGATGGGCTCGTGGTCGACGGACAATCATATTGGCTTTTCCGACGACATGATCGATGCTCTGCTGCGCATGCAGAACCATCTGGCCGTCGCCGCCAAGATGGCCGTGCTCGGCAAGCTCGCAAACAATATGCTGACGACCTATCTCGGCGGCGACGCAGGCAAGCGCGTGCTGAACGGCCAGATCCGCCGCGGCGACGGAGAAACGATCCGGGCCGCCCTTGTCATGGGCGACATGCGCCAGTCGACGATGTATGCCGAAAAGGAAGGCCGGCAGGCCTATATCGACACGCTGAACGAGTTCTTCGACGCGATAGCAGCACCTTTCAACCGCAACGGCGGCGAGATCTTAAGCTTCCTCGGTGACGGCTTTCTCGCCGTCTACCCCTGCGGCCGTCACAAGGATCCGTCGAAGATCGCCTCGCAGGCGGCCCTTTCTGCCGTCCATCAGGCGCAGGCCCGCGTTGCCGAACTCAACAACGAACGCGCCGAAAAAGGTCTTGGCGCGATCAATTATGGCATCGGACTGCATATCGGCAACGTGATGCTCGGTAATGTCGGCCTCAAGGACCGCCTGACGTTTTCGGCCTTCGGTTCGGCCGTCAACGAAGTCCAGCGTCTGCAGGCGCTGACGAAGAAGTACAATCGCGAGGTCGTCGCCAGCCAGGCGTTTGCCGGTTACTGCGGCGGTGAATGGACGACGCTTGGTGAAGAGAAGCTGCGCGGCATCCGCCAGAAGGTGACGATCCTTCAGCCGCGCGCGCCCGCACCGACACGCGCCATCGACGGTAATTTCCGCGAAGTCGCGCCAAATGGCCTTTCCGAGGCCGAACAGGTCATCCTCCTCCACCGCGATGCCAAGAAGCAGGCCAAGCGGGCGACGGCCGAGGGATTCGTTCAGTAA
- a CDS encoding ABC transporter ATP-binding protein: MASASDLLRIENLDVSFSVFGDKLRVVKNAELRILPGKVTALVGESGSGKSVISQSIMGILPNAAKATGRILFTDPLNGETTDILQFGRDSEEMRDLRGKRMATIFQEPMTSLSPLHTIGNQISEVLLIHTDADKIEARERTEEMLGLVGFANPQRTYDMYPFELSGGMRQRAMIAMALICKPALLIADEPTTALDVTIQAQILELLRDLQHKLGMAMLLITHDLGVVANMADEVVVIYHGEIMEAGPVNAIFRDPQHPYLKGLMAAVPHFDMKPGERLKALRDVPVNLESFLGKKRMVGADGPKLLLSVNNLSKTFATRKRSLFGRGQAAVVRAVDDVSFDIRRGECLGLVGESGCGKTTVSKILMRAITPDGGSVIFNDGKDVIDVLSVKGDDLQALRTKIQMVFQDPVSSLSPRMTVRNILSEPLEIHDRGDSAERKQKVEALMGAIGLDRRYLSRYPHSFSGGQRQRIGIARALALGPKLIILDEPVSALDVSVQAQILNLLKDLQKELGLTYLFISHNLAVVDYMADRIAVMCKGRIVEIAPREIILRDPVHPYTKSLLAAVPFPDLDRPLDFEALRKNGAADKQNWGITFTAEHDDASELAYADLGNGHLVRARKGADAKELRAW; encoded by the coding sequence ATGGCGTCCGCGTCCGACTTATTGCGCATCGAGAATCTCGACGTCTCATTCTCAGTGTTCGGAGACAAGCTGCGCGTTGTAAAGAATGCTGAACTGCGCATTCTTCCGGGCAAGGTGACCGCACTTGTCGGGGAATCCGGCTCCGGCAAATCGGTCATCAGCCAGTCGATCATGGGCATCCTGCCGAACGCCGCAAAGGCGACCGGCCGCATTCTCTTCACCGATCCGCTCAACGGCGAGACCACCGATATCCTGCAGTTCGGCCGCGACAGCGAGGAAATGCGGGATTTGCGCGGCAAGCGCATGGCGACGATCTTCCAGGAGCCGATGACGTCGCTCTCGCCGCTCCACACCATCGGCAACCAGATCAGCGAGGTGCTGCTGATCCACACCGATGCCGACAAGATCGAGGCACGCGAAAGAACCGAGGAGATGCTTGGCCTCGTCGGATTTGCCAATCCGCAGCGCACCTACGACATGTATCCGTTCGAGCTTTCAGGTGGCATGCGCCAGCGCGCGATGATCGCAATGGCGCTGATCTGCAAACCCGCTCTGCTGATCGCCGACGAGCCGACCACGGCGCTCGACGTGACGATCCAGGCGCAAATTCTCGAGCTGCTGCGCGACCTCCAGCATAAGCTCGGCATGGCGATGCTGCTTATCACACACGATCTCGGCGTCGTCGCCAACATGGCAGACGAGGTCGTCGTGATCTATCACGGCGAAATCATGGAAGCTGGACCCGTCAATGCGATATTTCGTGATCCGCAGCATCCATATCTGAAGGGCCTGATGGCTGCCGTGCCGCATTTTGACATGAAGCCGGGCGAGCGGCTAAAAGCGCTGCGTGATGTTCCGGTCAATCTGGAATCGTTCCTCGGCAAAAAGCGAATGGTGGGTGCGGACGGGCCGAAGCTTTTGCTTTCGGTCAACAATCTCTCCAAGACGTTTGCGACGCGCAAGCGCAGTCTTTTCGGCAGAGGTCAAGCGGCAGTCGTGCGGGCCGTCGACGACGTCAGTTTCGATATTAGGCGCGGCGAATGTCTGGGGCTCGTGGGCGAGTCGGGCTGCGGCAAGACCACCGTCAGCAAGATCCTGATGCGCGCAATCACGCCCGATGGCGGCTCGGTGATCTTCAATGACGGCAAGGACGTGATCGACGTCCTTTCCGTCAAGGGCGACGATTTGCAGGCGCTGCGAACCAAGATCCAGATGGTGTTTCAGGATCCGGTCTCGTCGCTGTCGCCGCGCATGACGGTGCGCAACATCCTGAGCGAGCCGCTGGAAATCCACGATCGCGGGGACAGCGCCGAACGCAAGCAGAAGGTCGAAGCGCTGATGGGCGCGATCGGCCTCGACCGGCGTTACCTGAGCCGCTATCCGCACAGCTTCTCGGGTGGCCAGCGCCAGCGCATCGGCATTGCTCGAGCCCTGGCTCTTGGTCCCAAACTCATCATCCTGGACGAGCCGGTCTCCGCCCTCGACGTTTCCGTGCAGGCGCAAATTCTCAATCTGCTCAAGGATCTGCAAAAAGAGCTCGGCCTGACCTACCTCTTCATTTCGCACAATCTCGCCGTCGTCGACTATATGGCCGATCGCATCGCCGTGATGTGCAAGGGCCGCATCGTCGAAATCGCCCCGCGCGAGATCATCTTGCGAGATCCGGTGCATCCCTACACGAAATCACTGCTTGCCGCAGTCCCCTTCCCCGATCTCGACCGGCCACTCGATTTCGAAGCGTTGCGCAAAAATGGCGCCGCCGACAAACAGAACTGGGGCATCACCTTTACCGCCGAACATGACGATGCGTCCGAACTTGCCTATGCCGATCTCGGCAACGGTCATCTGGTGCGCGCCCGCAAGGGTGCAGATGCAAAGGAACTGCGTGCATGGTAA
- a CDS encoding ABC transporter substrate-binding protein, producing the protein MVTRRTFLGGLLGAAVGPAAARDMGDRDIEPEFLRDLLTADRIPPMPERLPKHPRIINMKEAGLTPGVYGGSVRTIIGAARDIRYMTVYGYSRLVGYDKHLRFQADILGGYTSENGSIFTFHLREGHKWSDGHPFTADDFRYWWEDVISNNSLTPGGGALELRPHGVLPHFEVLDEFTVRYSWDKPNPNFLPALAGPLPLVIFGPAHYLKQFHKKYQDDFRLSALMRENRVKKWVDLHIKMSRASRPENPELPTLDPWRNTTAPPADQFVFVRNPFFHRVDENGMQLPYIDRFILNVSSSSIIAAKAGAGESDLQATGIDFNDYTFLKEAEKRFPVKVNLWKQARGSRIALLPNLNCADETWRKLFRDVRFRRALSLSIDRHEINMVAFYGLGKPSADTVLQDSPLYKQEYADAFIQFDPDEANRLLDELGLKARDGEGFRLLPDGRRAEITVETSGESTLDTDVLELVRDHWKNIGLALYTRTSQRDVFQSRAMSGTIMMSTWFGIENGVPTADMAPSQLAPTVDDQLQWPIWGMYYLSAGQEGSAPDLPEAVELVDLLKQWGATADFRRREAIWHKMLSIYTQQVFSIGLINGALQPILRSAKMQNVPERALYGFDPTSYLGIYMPDAFWLKEA; encoded by the coding sequence ATGGTAACCCGCCGAACCTTTCTCGGCGGCCTTCTTGGCGCAGCCGTCGGACCGGCTGCTGCACGTGATATGGGCGACCGCGATATTGAGCCGGAATTCCTGCGTGACCTTTTGACTGCAGATCGCATTCCGCCAATGCCCGAGCGATTGCCGAAGCATCCGCGCATCATCAACATGAAAGAGGCCGGCCTGACGCCCGGCGTCTACGGCGGTTCTGTGCGCACCATCATCGGCGCCGCCCGCGACATCCGCTACATGACCGTTTACGGCTATTCCCGCCTTGTCGGGTATGACAAGCACCTGCGGTTCCAGGCCGACATTCTCGGCGGCTATACATCGGAAAACGGTAGCATCTTCACCTTCCACCTACGCGAAGGCCACAAGTGGTCCGATGGGCATCCCTTCACGGCCGACGATTTCCGTTACTGGTGGGAAGACGTCATTTCCAACAACTCCCTGACGCCCGGCGGCGGGGCGCTGGAGCTGCGCCCGCACGGCGTGCTTCCGCATTTCGAGGTGCTCGACGAATTCACCGTCCGCTACAGTTGGGACAAGCCCAACCCGAATTTCCTGCCGGCGCTCGCCGGACCGTTGCCGCTCGTCATCTTCGGTCCCGCCCATTATCTCAAGCAGTTCCACAAAAAATACCAGGATGACTTCCGGCTTTCCGCACTCATGCGGGAAAACCGGGTGAAGAAGTGGGTTGATCTGCACATCAAGATGTCGCGCGCCTCGCGTCCGGAAAATCCGGAGCTGCCGACGCTCGATCCATGGCGCAACACGACAGCGCCGCCAGCCGACCAATTCGTTTTCGTGCGCAATCCGTTCTTCCATCGCGTCGATGAAAACGGCATGCAATTGCCCTATATCGACCGCTTCATCCTGAACGTCAGCTCGTCGTCGATCATCGCGGCCAAAGCGGGTGCGGGGGAATCCGACCTGCAGGCGACCGGCATCGACTTCAACGACTATACCTTCCTCAAAGAGGCCGAGAAGCGCTTCCCGGTCAAAGTCAATCTCTGGAAACAGGCGCGCGGATCGCGGATCGCGCTGCTCCCGAACCTCAATTGCGCCGACGAAACCTGGCGCAAGCTCTTCCGCGACGTTCGCTTCCGCCGGGCGCTGTCACTTTCGATCGACCGGCACGAAATCAACATGGTCGCCTTCTACGGCCTCGGCAAGCCGAGCGCCGACACCGTTTTGCAGGACAGCCCGCTTTATAAGCAAGAATACGCTGACGCCTTCATTCAGTTCGATCCGGATGAAGCCAACCGCCTGCTTGACGAACTGGGTCTCAAAGCGCGTGACGGCGAAGGTTTCCGCCTGCTGCCGGACGGACGGCGAGCGGAAATCACCGTCGAAACTTCCGGCGAAAGCACACTCGATACCGACGTGCTCGAACTCGTCCGCGATCATTGGAAGAATATCGGGCTTGCGCTCTACACGCGAACGTCGCAGCGTGACGTCTTTCAGAGCCGCGCCATGAGCGGCACGATCATGATGTCGACGTGGTTCGGCATTGAAAACGGCGTTCCGACCGCCGACATGGCGCCAAGCCAGCTGGCGCCGACCGTCGACGATCAGCTGCAATGGCCAATCTGGGGCATGTACTATTTGTCTGCCGGCCAGGAGGGCAGCGCCCCCGACCTGCCTGAGGCGGTCGAGCTCGTCGACCTCCTGAAACAGTGGGGTGCCACTGCCGACTTCCGCAGGCGCGAAGCGATCTGGCACAAGATGCTGTCGATCTATACGCAGCAGGTGTTTTCGATCGGGCTCATCAATGGCGCGCTGCAGCCGATCCTGCGTTCTGCCAAGATGCAGAACGTGCCGGAGCGGGCGCTCTACGGCTTCGATCCAACGTCTTATCTCGGCATTTACATGCCGGATGCTTTCTGGCTGAAGGAGGCGTGA
- a CDS encoding ABC transporter permease, which translates to MLRYILWRIAAMVPTLLVISALVFTIIELPPGDFFESQIAELRAQGESANLQEIEELRQQYGFDKPTIIRYFYWVGGMLHGDFGYSFEYQLPVSAVVGDRLWLTILVSFTTILVTWLIAFPIGIYSATHQYSWSDYGLTFLGLLGIAIPNFMLALILMYFANIWFGISIGHLMDQKYLSEPMSWEKARSILSHLWIPVIIVGTAGTAGMIRRLRANLLDEMQKQYVTTARAKGLHPTRALIKYPLRMALNFFVADIGSILPSIISGAEIVAIVLSLETTGPMLIKALQSQDMYLAGSFLMFLAFLNVIGVLVSDIALGFLDPRIRLQGRSTK; encoded by the coding sequence GTGCTGAGATATATTCTCTGGCGGATTGCCGCAATGGTCCCCACGCTGCTCGTGATTTCGGCGCTCGTCTTTACCATCATCGAGTTGCCGCCGGGCGATTTCTTCGAAAGCCAGATCGCCGAGCTGCGCGCACAGGGCGAGAGCGCGAACCTGCAAGAAATCGAGGAGCTGCGGCAGCAATACGGTTTCGACAAACCGACGATCATCCGCTACTTCTATTGGGTCGGCGGCATGCTGCACGGCGATTTCGGCTATTCGTTCGAATACCAGTTGCCGGTTTCCGCAGTGGTCGGCGACCGTCTGTGGCTGACGATCCTCGTTTCCTTCACGACCATCCTGGTGACGTGGCTGATCGCCTTTCCGATCGGCATCTATTCCGCTACCCATCAATATAGCTGGAGCGACTACGGGCTGACGTTTCTCGGGCTGCTCGGCATTGCCATTCCGAACTTCATGCTGGCACTCATCCTGATGTATTTCGCCAATATCTGGTTCGGCATCTCGATCGGTCATCTGATGGACCAGAAATATCTCTCCGAGCCTATGAGCTGGGAGAAGGCGCGATCGATCCTGTCCCACCTGTGGATCCCTGTCATCATCGTCGGCACGGCGGGTACGGCCGGCATGATCCGCCGCCTTCGTGCCAATCTGCTGGATGAGATGCAGAAGCAATATGTAACGACTGCGCGCGCCAAAGGTCTTCATCCGACCCGTGCGCTCATCAAATATCCGCTGCGCATGGCGCTCAACTTCTTTGTCGCCGACATCGGTTCGATCCTGCCGTCCATCATCTCCGGCGCCGAGATCGTCGCCATCGTGCTGTCGCTCGAAACGACTGGCCCGATGCTGATAAAGGCCCTGCAGAGCCAGGACATGTACCTTGCCGGCTCCTTCCTGATGTTCCTTGCCTTCCTGAACGTCATCGGCGTGTTGGTTTCCGATATCGCCCTCGGCTTCCTCGATCCGCGCATCCGTCTGCAAGGCAGGAGCACCAAATAA
- a CDS encoding ABC transporter permease — MSPLPPPGAPLQHYVSTAPFDPIATETMAAASSRIHLASQKQLMWWKFKQHRLALASGIFLLVVYLMILVVEFLAPYGLHTRNVDYIHSPPQRVHLFDKGEFVGPFVYGRTMQLDLDTLRRVYTDNPNDVQPIRFFCRGDSYKFWGLVQSDLHLVCPAQGGQMYLLGTDRLGRDVLSRILYGARISLTIGLIGIAISFVLGIVIGGLAGYWGGVFDLIVQRVIEVLQSLPSLPLWMALAAIMPVTWSPIVIYFGITVILGIIDWTGLARAVRSKLLALREEDYVQAAQLMGASTPRIIARHLVPGFMSHLIASATISIPGMILGETALSFLGLGLRPPITSWGILLTEAKSVSVIAFYPWLLFPIIPVVLVILAFNFLGDGLRDAADPYK, encoded by the coding sequence ATGTCGCCCTTGCCACCGCCCGGCGCTCCCTTGCAGCACTATGTCTCGACCGCACCGTTCGATCCCATCGCCACGGAAACGATGGCGGCTGCCAGTTCGCGTATTCACCTTGCTTCCCAAAAGCAACTGATGTGGTGGAAGTTCAAGCAGCACCGTCTAGCGCTGGCTTCCGGCATCTTTTTGCTTGTCGTCTATCTGATGATACTGGTCGTTGAGTTTCTGGCGCCTTACGGCCTGCACACGCGCAATGTCGACTACATCCATTCCCCGCCCCAGCGCGTGCACCTCTTCGACAAGGGCGAATTCGTCGGTCCCTTCGTCTATGGCCGCACGATGCAACTTGACCTTGACACGCTGCGCCGGGTCTACACCGACAATCCGAACGACGTTCAGCCGATCCGCTTCTTCTGCCGTGGCGATTCCTATAAGTTTTGGGGCCTCGTTCAGTCCGATCTGCATCTTGTCTGCCCGGCACAAGGCGGCCAGATGTACCTGCTCGGCACCGATCGCCTCGGCCGCGACGTGCTCTCCCGTATCCTCTACGGCGCCCGGATTTCGTTGACAATCGGCCTGATCGGCATCGCAATCAGCTTCGTGCTCGGCATCGTCATCGGCGGCCTTGCCGGCTATTGGGGCGGCGTCTTCGACCTGATCGTCCAGCGGGTGATCGAGGTGCTGCAGTCGCTGCCGAGCCTGCCGCTCTGGATGGCTCTTGCAGCCATCATGCCGGTGACGTGGAGCCCGATCGTCATCTATTTCGGTATTACTGTAATCCTCGGCATCATCGATTGGACCGGGCTTGCGCGTGCCGTGCGTTCCAAGCTTCTGGCGCTGCGCGAAGAGGATTACGTGCAGGCTGCCCAGCTGATGGGGGCAAGCACGCCCCGCATCATCGCGCGGCATCTTGTTCCCGGCTTCATGTCGCATCTGATTGCCTCGGCGACGATTTCGATCCCGGGCATGATCCTCGGAGAAACGGCGCTTTCCTTTCTCGGGCTTGGCCTTCGGCCGCCGATCACCAGCTGGGGTATCTTGCTCACCGAGGCCAAGAGCGTCAGCGTCATTGCCTTTTATCCGTGGCTGCTTTTCCCGATTATTCCAGTGGTTCTTGTCATTTTGGCCTTCAACTTTCTGGGAGATGGGTTGCGCGATGCAGCAGATCCCTACAAATAG